One stretch of Numenius arquata chromosome 8, bNumArq3.hap1.1, whole genome shotgun sequence DNA includes these proteins:
- the NDRG4 gene encoding protein NDRG4 isoform X6, producing MPECWDGEHDIETSYGLLHVVIRGSPKGNRPAILTYHDVGLNHKLCFNTFFNYEDMQEITKHFVVCHVDAPGQQAGASQFPQGYQYPSMDQLAAMLPSVVQHFGFKYVIGIGVGAGAYVLAKFALIFPDLVEGLVLMNIDPNGKGWIDWAAAKLSGLTSTLPDTVLSHLFSQEELMNNTELVQSYRQQIGSVVNQFNLQLFLNMYNSRRDLDINRPGTVPNAKTLRCPVMLVVGDNAPAEEGVVECNSKLDPTNTTFLKMADSGGLPQVTQPGKLTEAFKYFLQGMGYITHLKDRRLSGGTVPSASMTRLARSRTASLTSASSVDGTRPRACTHSESTEAMGQINHTMEVSC from the exons ATGCCTGAGTGCTGGGATGGG gaACATGACATTGAGACCTCCTATGGGCTGCTGCACGTGGTCATCCGGGGCTCACCCAAAGGGAATCGTCCAGCCATCCTGACATACCATGATGTGGGCCTCAACC ACAAGCTTTGCTTCAACACCTTCTTCAACTACGAGGACATGCAGGAGATCACAAAGCACTTTGTGGTGTGCCATGTGGATGCGCCGGGCCAGCAGGCAGGAGCCTCGCAGTTCCCTCAGGG GTACCAATATCCATCCATGGACCAGCTGGCTGCTATGTTACCCAGTGTGGTGCAGCATTTTGG GTTCAAGTACGTGATTGGTATCGGTGTTGGGGCAGGAGCCTACGTGCTGGCCAAGTTTGCG CTTATCTTTCCCGACCTGGTTGAAGGATTGGTCCTCATGAACATTGACCCCAATGGCAAAGGCTGGATTGACTGGGCAGCTGCCAAG CTCTCTGGCCTCACCAGCACGCTGCCGGACACTGTCCTGTCTCACCTCTTCAGCCAG GAAGAGCTGATGAACAACACAGAGCTGGTACAGAGTTATCGGCAGCAGATCGGCAGTGTGGTGAACCAGTTCAATCTCCAGCTCTTCCTCAACATGTACAACAG CCGCAGGGACCTAGACATCAACCGGCCTGGGACTGTGCCCAACGCCAAGACACTGCG ctGCCCTGTGATGCTAGTGGTTGGAGACAATGCACCTGCTGAAGAGGGGGTG GTGGAGTGTAACTCCAAGCTGGATCCTACCAACACCACATTCCTGAAG ATGGCTGACTCCGGTGGGCTGCCCCAGGTCACACAG CCCGGCAAGCTGACCGAAGCCTTCAAGTACTTCCTGCAAGGAATGGGCTACA TCACCCACCTGAAGGATCGGAGACTGAGTGGAGGCACAG tgccaTCTGCCAGCATGACTCGCCTGGCACGCTCCCGCACGGCCTCCCTCACCAGCGCCAGCTCGGTGGATGGCACCCGTCCACGTGCCTGCACCCACTCAGAGAGCACCGAGGCCATGGGGCAGATCAACCACACCATGGAGGTATCGTGCTGA
- the NDRG4 gene encoding protein NDRG4 isoform X1 — protein MKVLRHKIELLTGLLLQEMTMAGLNELRFTEEKPLLRGQDAELENSDVFLSTVDTDWKRKREAAVPDVTLSLLFLQEHDIETSYGLLHVVIRGSPKGNRPAILTYHDVGLNHKLCFNTFFNYEDMQEITKHFVVCHVDAPGQQAGASQFPQGYQYPSMDQLAAMLPSVVQHFGFKYVIGIGVGAGAYVLAKFALIFPDLVEGLVLMNIDPNGKGWIDWAAAKLSGLTSTLPDTVLSHLFSQEELMNNTELVQSYRQQIGSVVNQFNLQLFLNMYNSRRDLDINRPGTVPNAKTLRCPVMLVVGDNAPAEEGVVECNSKLDPTNTTFLKMADSGGLPQVTQPGKLTEAFKYFLQGMGYITHLKDRRLSGGTVPSASMTRLARSRTASLTSASSVDGTRPRACTHSESTEAMGQINHTMEVSC, from the exons ATGAAGGTGCTCCGGCACAAGATCGAGCTGCTGACAG ggctgctgctgcaggagatgACCATGGCAGGGCTGAATGAGCTGCGCTTCACCGAGGAGAAGCCGCTGCTGCGGGGCCAGGATGCCGAGCTG GAGAACTCGGATGTCTTCCTCTCCACTGTGGACACGGACTGGAAG agaaagagggaggcaGCAGTGCCGG ACGTCACCctatctcttctcttcctccaggaACATGACATTGAGACCTCCTATGGGCTGCTGCACGTGGTCATCCGGGGCTCACCCAAAGGGAATCGTCCAGCCATCCTGACATACCATGATGTGGGCCTCAACC ACAAGCTTTGCTTCAACACCTTCTTCAACTACGAGGACATGCAGGAGATCACAAAGCACTTTGTGGTGTGCCATGTGGATGCGCCGGGCCAGCAGGCAGGAGCCTCGCAGTTCCCTCAGGG GTACCAATATCCATCCATGGACCAGCTGGCTGCTATGTTACCCAGTGTGGTGCAGCATTTTGG GTTCAAGTACGTGATTGGTATCGGTGTTGGGGCAGGAGCCTACGTGCTGGCCAAGTTTGCG CTTATCTTTCCCGACCTGGTTGAAGGATTGGTCCTCATGAACATTGACCCCAATGGCAAAGGCTGGATTGACTGGGCAGCTGCCAAG CTCTCTGGCCTCACCAGCACGCTGCCGGACACTGTCCTGTCTCACCTCTTCAGCCAG GAAGAGCTGATGAACAACACAGAGCTGGTACAGAGTTATCGGCAGCAGATCGGCAGTGTGGTGAACCAGTTCAATCTCCAGCTCTTCCTCAACATGTACAACAG CCGCAGGGACCTAGACATCAACCGGCCTGGGACTGTGCCCAACGCCAAGACACTGCG ctGCCCTGTGATGCTAGTGGTTGGAGACAATGCACCTGCTGAAGAGGGGGTG GTGGAGTGTAACTCCAAGCTGGATCCTACCAACACCACATTCCTGAAG ATGGCTGACTCCGGTGGGCTGCCCCAGGTCACACAG CCCGGCAAGCTGACCGAAGCCTTCAAGTACTTCCTGCAAGGAATGGGCTACA TCACCCACCTGAAGGATCGGAGACTGAGTGGAGGCACAG tgccaTCTGCCAGCATGACTCGCCTGGCACGCTCCCGCACGGCCTCCCTCACCAGCGCCAGCTCGGTGGATGGCACCCGTCCACGTGCCTGCACCCACTCAGAGAGCACCGAGGCCATGGGGCAGATCAACCACACCATGGAGGTATCGTGCTGA
- the NDRG4 gene encoding protein NDRG4 isoform X5 gives MKVLRHKIELLTGLLLQEMTMAGLNELRFTEEKPLLRGQDAELENSDVFLSTVDTDWKEHDIETSYGLLHVVIRGSPKGNRPAILTYHDVGLNHKLCFNTFFNYEDMQEITKHFVVCHVDAPGQQAGASQFPQGYQYPSMDQLAAMLPSVVQHFGFKYVIGIGVGAGAYVLAKFALIFPDLVEGLVLMNIDPNGKGWIDWAAAKLSGLTSTLPDTVLSHLFSQEELMNNTELVQSYRQQIGSVVNQFNLQLFLNMYNSRRDLDINRPGTVPNAKTLRCPVMLVVGDNAPAEEGVVECNSKLDPTNTTFLKMADSGGLPQVTQPGKLTEAFKYFLQGMGYMPSASMTRLARSRTASLTSASSVDGTRPRACTHSESTEAMGQINHTMEVSC, from the exons ATGAAGGTGCTCCGGCACAAGATCGAGCTGCTGACAG ggctgctgctgcaggagatgACCATGGCAGGGCTGAATGAGCTGCGCTTCACCGAGGAGAAGCCGCTGCTGCGGGGCCAGGATGCCGAGCTG GAGAACTCGGATGTCTTCCTCTCCACTGTGGACACGGACTGGAAG gaACATGACATTGAGACCTCCTATGGGCTGCTGCACGTGGTCATCCGGGGCTCACCCAAAGGGAATCGTCCAGCCATCCTGACATACCATGATGTGGGCCTCAACC ACAAGCTTTGCTTCAACACCTTCTTCAACTACGAGGACATGCAGGAGATCACAAAGCACTTTGTGGTGTGCCATGTGGATGCGCCGGGCCAGCAGGCAGGAGCCTCGCAGTTCCCTCAGGG GTACCAATATCCATCCATGGACCAGCTGGCTGCTATGTTACCCAGTGTGGTGCAGCATTTTGG GTTCAAGTACGTGATTGGTATCGGTGTTGGGGCAGGAGCCTACGTGCTGGCCAAGTTTGCG CTTATCTTTCCCGACCTGGTTGAAGGATTGGTCCTCATGAACATTGACCCCAATGGCAAAGGCTGGATTGACTGGGCAGCTGCCAAG CTCTCTGGCCTCACCAGCACGCTGCCGGACACTGTCCTGTCTCACCTCTTCAGCCAG GAAGAGCTGATGAACAACACAGAGCTGGTACAGAGTTATCGGCAGCAGATCGGCAGTGTGGTGAACCAGTTCAATCTCCAGCTCTTCCTCAACATGTACAACAG CCGCAGGGACCTAGACATCAACCGGCCTGGGACTGTGCCCAACGCCAAGACACTGCG ctGCCCTGTGATGCTAGTGGTTGGAGACAATGCACCTGCTGAAGAGGGGGTG GTGGAGTGTAACTCCAAGCTGGATCCTACCAACACCACATTCCTGAAG ATGGCTGACTCCGGTGGGCTGCCCCAGGTCACACAG CCCGGCAAGCTGACCGAAGCCTTCAAGTACTTCCTGCAAGGAATGGGCTACA tgccaTCTGCCAGCATGACTCGCCTGGCACGCTCCCGCACGGCCTCCCTCACCAGCGCCAGCTCGGTGGATGGCACCCGTCCACGTGCCTGCACCCACTCAGAGAGCACCGAGGCCATGGGGCAGATCAACCACACCATGGAGGTATCGTGCTGA
- the NDRG4 gene encoding protein NDRG4 isoform X2, with protein sequence MKVLRHKIELLTGLLLQEMTMAGLNELRFTEEKPLLRGQDAELENSDVFLSTVDTDWKRKREAAVPDVTLSLLFLQEHDIETSYGLLHVVIRGSPKGNRPAILTYHDVGLNHKLCFNTFFNYEDMQEITKHFVVCHVDAPGQQAGASQFPQGYQYPSMDQLAAMLPSVVQHFGFKYVIGIGVGAGAYVLAKFALIFPDLVEGLVLMNIDPNGKGWIDWAAAKLSGLTSTLPDTVLSHLFSQEELMNNTELVQSYRQQIGSVVNQFNLQLFLNMYNSRRDLDINRPGTVPNAKTLRCPVMLVVGDNAPAEEGVVECNSKLDPTNTTFLKMADSGGLPQVTQPGKLTEAFKYFLQGMGYMPSASMTRLARSRTASLTSASSVDGTRPRACTHSESTEAMGQINHTMEVSC encoded by the exons ATGAAGGTGCTCCGGCACAAGATCGAGCTGCTGACAG ggctgctgctgcaggagatgACCATGGCAGGGCTGAATGAGCTGCGCTTCACCGAGGAGAAGCCGCTGCTGCGGGGCCAGGATGCCGAGCTG GAGAACTCGGATGTCTTCCTCTCCACTGTGGACACGGACTGGAAG agaaagagggaggcaGCAGTGCCGG ACGTCACCctatctcttctcttcctccaggaACATGACATTGAGACCTCCTATGGGCTGCTGCACGTGGTCATCCGGGGCTCACCCAAAGGGAATCGTCCAGCCATCCTGACATACCATGATGTGGGCCTCAACC ACAAGCTTTGCTTCAACACCTTCTTCAACTACGAGGACATGCAGGAGATCACAAAGCACTTTGTGGTGTGCCATGTGGATGCGCCGGGCCAGCAGGCAGGAGCCTCGCAGTTCCCTCAGGG GTACCAATATCCATCCATGGACCAGCTGGCTGCTATGTTACCCAGTGTGGTGCAGCATTTTGG GTTCAAGTACGTGATTGGTATCGGTGTTGGGGCAGGAGCCTACGTGCTGGCCAAGTTTGCG CTTATCTTTCCCGACCTGGTTGAAGGATTGGTCCTCATGAACATTGACCCCAATGGCAAAGGCTGGATTGACTGGGCAGCTGCCAAG CTCTCTGGCCTCACCAGCACGCTGCCGGACACTGTCCTGTCTCACCTCTTCAGCCAG GAAGAGCTGATGAACAACACAGAGCTGGTACAGAGTTATCGGCAGCAGATCGGCAGTGTGGTGAACCAGTTCAATCTCCAGCTCTTCCTCAACATGTACAACAG CCGCAGGGACCTAGACATCAACCGGCCTGGGACTGTGCCCAACGCCAAGACACTGCG ctGCCCTGTGATGCTAGTGGTTGGAGACAATGCACCTGCTGAAGAGGGGGTG GTGGAGTGTAACTCCAAGCTGGATCCTACCAACACCACATTCCTGAAG ATGGCTGACTCCGGTGGGCTGCCCCAGGTCACACAG CCCGGCAAGCTGACCGAAGCCTTCAAGTACTTCCTGCAAGGAATGGGCTACA tgccaTCTGCCAGCATGACTCGCCTGGCACGCTCCCGCACGGCCTCCCTCACCAGCGCCAGCTCGGTGGATGGCACCCGTCCACGTGCCTGCACCCACTCAGAGAGCACCGAGGCCATGGGGCAGATCAACCACACCATGGAGGTATCGTGCTGA
- the NDRG4 gene encoding protein NDRG4 isoform X4 has translation MELPPLSPPAPAPYPPGLLLQEMTMAGLNELRFTEEKPLLRGQDAELENSDVFLSTVDTDWKEHDIETSYGLLHVVIRGSPKGNRPAILTYHDVGLNHKLCFNTFFNYEDMQEITKHFVVCHVDAPGQQAGASQFPQGYQYPSMDQLAAMLPSVVQHFGFKYVIGIGVGAGAYVLAKFALIFPDLVEGLVLMNIDPNGKGWIDWAAAKLSGLTSTLPDTVLSHLFSQEELMNNTELVQSYRQQIGSVVNQFNLQLFLNMYNSRRDLDINRPGTVPNAKTLRCPVMLVVGDNAPAEEGVVECNSKLDPTNTTFLKMADSGGLPQVTQPGKLTEAFKYFLQGMGYMPSASMTRLARSRTASLTSASSVDGTRPRACTHSESTEAMGQINHTMEVSC, from the exons ATGGAGCTGCCGCCTCTCTCCCCTCCGGCGCCTGCCCCTTATCCCCCAG ggctgctgctgcaggagatgACCATGGCAGGGCTGAATGAGCTGCGCTTCACCGAGGAGAAGCCGCTGCTGCGGGGCCAGGATGCCGAGCTG GAGAACTCGGATGTCTTCCTCTCCACTGTGGACACGGACTGGAAG gaACATGACATTGAGACCTCCTATGGGCTGCTGCACGTGGTCATCCGGGGCTCACCCAAAGGGAATCGTCCAGCCATCCTGACATACCATGATGTGGGCCTCAACC ACAAGCTTTGCTTCAACACCTTCTTCAACTACGAGGACATGCAGGAGATCACAAAGCACTTTGTGGTGTGCCATGTGGATGCGCCGGGCCAGCAGGCAGGAGCCTCGCAGTTCCCTCAGGG GTACCAATATCCATCCATGGACCAGCTGGCTGCTATGTTACCCAGTGTGGTGCAGCATTTTGG GTTCAAGTACGTGATTGGTATCGGTGTTGGGGCAGGAGCCTACGTGCTGGCCAAGTTTGCG CTTATCTTTCCCGACCTGGTTGAAGGATTGGTCCTCATGAACATTGACCCCAATGGCAAAGGCTGGATTGACTGGGCAGCTGCCAAG CTCTCTGGCCTCACCAGCACGCTGCCGGACACTGTCCTGTCTCACCTCTTCAGCCAG GAAGAGCTGATGAACAACACAGAGCTGGTACAGAGTTATCGGCAGCAGATCGGCAGTGTGGTGAACCAGTTCAATCTCCAGCTCTTCCTCAACATGTACAACAG CCGCAGGGACCTAGACATCAACCGGCCTGGGACTGTGCCCAACGCCAAGACACTGCG ctGCCCTGTGATGCTAGTGGTTGGAGACAATGCACCTGCTGAAGAGGGGGTG GTGGAGTGTAACTCCAAGCTGGATCCTACCAACACCACATTCCTGAAG ATGGCTGACTCCGGTGGGCTGCCCCAGGTCACACAG CCCGGCAAGCTGACCGAAGCCTTCAAGTACTTCCTGCAAGGAATGGGCTACA tgccaTCTGCCAGCATGACTCGCCTGGCACGCTCCCGCACGGCCTCCCTCACCAGCGCCAGCTCGGTGGATGGCACCCGTCCACGTGCCTGCACCCACTCAGAGAGCACCGAGGCCATGGGGCAGATCAACCACACCATGGAGGTATCGTGCTGA
- the NDRG4 gene encoding protein NDRG4 isoform X3: MKVLRHKIELLTGLLLQEMTMAGLNELRFTEEKPLLRGQDAELENSDVFLSTVDTDWKEHDIETSYGLLHVVIRGSPKGNRPAILTYHDVGLNHKLCFNTFFNYEDMQEITKHFVVCHVDAPGQQAGASQFPQGYQYPSMDQLAAMLPSVVQHFGFKYVIGIGVGAGAYVLAKFALIFPDLVEGLVLMNIDPNGKGWIDWAAAKLSGLTSTLPDTVLSHLFSQEELMNNTELVQSYRQQIGSVVNQFNLQLFLNMYNSRRDLDINRPGTVPNAKTLRCPVMLVVGDNAPAEEGVVECNSKLDPTNTTFLKMADSGGLPQVTQPGKLTEAFKYFLQGMGYITHLKDRRLSGGTVPSASMTRLARSRTASLTSASSVDGTRPRACTHSESTEAMGQINHTMEVSC; this comes from the exons ATGAAGGTGCTCCGGCACAAGATCGAGCTGCTGACAG ggctgctgctgcaggagatgACCATGGCAGGGCTGAATGAGCTGCGCTTCACCGAGGAGAAGCCGCTGCTGCGGGGCCAGGATGCCGAGCTG GAGAACTCGGATGTCTTCCTCTCCACTGTGGACACGGACTGGAAG gaACATGACATTGAGACCTCCTATGGGCTGCTGCACGTGGTCATCCGGGGCTCACCCAAAGGGAATCGTCCAGCCATCCTGACATACCATGATGTGGGCCTCAACC ACAAGCTTTGCTTCAACACCTTCTTCAACTACGAGGACATGCAGGAGATCACAAAGCACTTTGTGGTGTGCCATGTGGATGCGCCGGGCCAGCAGGCAGGAGCCTCGCAGTTCCCTCAGGG GTACCAATATCCATCCATGGACCAGCTGGCTGCTATGTTACCCAGTGTGGTGCAGCATTTTGG GTTCAAGTACGTGATTGGTATCGGTGTTGGGGCAGGAGCCTACGTGCTGGCCAAGTTTGCG CTTATCTTTCCCGACCTGGTTGAAGGATTGGTCCTCATGAACATTGACCCCAATGGCAAAGGCTGGATTGACTGGGCAGCTGCCAAG CTCTCTGGCCTCACCAGCACGCTGCCGGACACTGTCCTGTCTCACCTCTTCAGCCAG GAAGAGCTGATGAACAACACAGAGCTGGTACAGAGTTATCGGCAGCAGATCGGCAGTGTGGTGAACCAGTTCAATCTCCAGCTCTTCCTCAACATGTACAACAG CCGCAGGGACCTAGACATCAACCGGCCTGGGACTGTGCCCAACGCCAAGACACTGCG ctGCCCTGTGATGCTAGTGGTTGGAGACAATGCACCTGCTGAAGAGGGGGTG GTGGAGTGTAACTCCAAGCTGGATCCTACCAACACCACATTCCTGAAG ATGGCTGACTCCGGTGGGCTGCCCCAGGTCACACAG CCCGGCAAGCTGACCGAAGCCTTCAAGTACTTCCTGCAAGGAATGGGCTACA TCACCCACCTGAAGGATCGGAGACTGAGTGGAGGCACAG tgccaTCTGCCAGCATGACTCGCCTGGCACGCTCCCGCACGGCCTCCCTCACCAGCGCCAGCTCGGTGGATGGCACCCGTCCACGTGCCTGCACCCACTCAGAGAGCACCGAGGCCATGGGGCAGATCAACCACACCATGGAGGTATCGTGCTGA
- the NDRG4 gene encoding protein NDRG4 isoform X7 — protein MPECWDGEHDIETSYGLLHVVIRGSPKGNRPAILTYHDVGLNHKLCFNTFFNYEDMQEITKHFVVCHVDAPGQQAGASQFPQGYQYPSMDQLAAMLPSVVQHFGFKYVIGIGVGAGAYVLAKFALIFPDLVEGLVLMNIDPNGKGWIDWAAAKLSGLTSTLPDTVLSHLFSQEELMNNTELVQSYRQQIGSVVNQFNLQLFLNMYNSRRDLDINRPGTVPNAKTLRCPVMLVVGDNAPAEEGVVECNSKLDPTNTTFLKMADSGGLPQVTQPGKLTEAFKYFLQGMGYMPSASMTRLARSRTASLTSASSVDGTRPRACTHSESTEAMGQINHTMEVSC, from the exons ATGCCTGAGTGCTGGGATGGG gaACATGACATTGAGACCTCCTATGGGCTGCTGCACGTGGTCATCCGGGGCTCACCCAAAGGGAATCGTCCAGCCATCCTGACATACCATGATGTGGGCCTCAACC ACAAGCTTTGCTTCAACACCTTCTTCAACTACGAGGACATGCAGGAGATCACAAAGCACTTTGTGGTGTGCCATGTGGATGCGCCGGGCCAGCAGGCAGGAGCCTCGCAGTTCCCTCAGGG GTACCAATATCCATCCATGGACCAGCTGGCTGCTATGTTACCCAGTGTGGTGCAGCATTTTGG GTTCAAGTACGTGATTGGTATCGGTGTTGGGGCAGGAGCCTACGTGCTGGCCAAGTTTGCG CTTATCTTTCCCGACCTGGTTGAAGGATTGGTCCTCATGAACATTGACCCCAATGGCAAAGGCTGGATTGACTGGGCAGCTGCCAAG CTCTCTGGCCTCACCAGCACGCTGCCGGACACTGTCCTGTCTCACCTCTTCAGCCAG GAAGAGCTGATGAACAACACAGAGCTGGTACAGAGTTATCGGCAGCAGATCGGCAGTGTGGTGAACCAGTTCAATCTCCAGCTCTTCCTCAACATGTACAACAG CCGCAGGGACCTAGACATCAACCGGCCTGGGACTGTGCCCAACGCCAAGACACTGCG ctGCCCTGTGATGCTAGTGGTTGGAGACAATGCACCTGCTGAAGAGGGGGTG GTGGAGTGTAACTCCAAGCTGGATCCTACCAACACCACATTCCTGAAG ATGGCTGACTCCGGTGGGCTGCCCCAGGTCACACAG CCCGGCAAGCTGACCGAAGCCTTCAAGTACTTCCTGCAAGGAATGGGCTACA tgccaTCTGCCAGCATGACTCGCCTGGCACGCTCCCGCACGGCCTCCCTCACCAGCGCCAGCTCGGTGGATGGCACCCGTCCACGTGCCTGCACCCACTCAGAGAGCACCGAGGCCATGGGGCAGATCAACCACACCATGGAGGTATCGTGCTGA